Within Phycodurus eques isolate BA_2022a chromosome 7, UOR_Pequ_1.1, whole genome shotgun sequence, the genomic segment TGGCACTCCGTATTTGCGCGCTTGGACTTGGGGATGACACGCTTCTTGAAGGAAGTCCAGATCTCGTTGGCGTGTTGCGTGACGGTGGCTCCTCCCACCGCCTTCTCCTCCTCACTTCCGTCCGCTTTCTCCTCGCTTCCGTCGTCGGCCTTATCCTCCTCGCCGCCCCCCTCGGCCTCGGCCTCGGCCTCGGCCTCCTCGGCCCCTTCGTCTGCGTCTCGCGCCTCCTCCGGCGTGTCGGCAGAGTCTTTGTCGGCGGTCTTGATCTTACCGCTGATGCCCGCCATGGACGGATCCCTCTTGAGGCCCTGGAAGGTCCAGGAGCGCTTGAGCTTCCACCTCTTCTGGCCCGACTCCTTGGAGTCCAACGTGGAGGAGTCTCCGCCTCCTTCTCCGTCGCCGCCGTCTTCTGCGCCGCTGTTCCTCTTGTGTGCTTTCTGAGCCATGAGCTTCTTGAAGGAGTGCCAACGCTTCATGTGCTTAGTGGTGGccgaggaagacgaggaggctTTCTGCTCCGTCTCTGCCTCCGCTCCTACTTCTGCTCCTCCCACCTCCTCAGCGGCGGAGTCCGTGGTTGCGTTCAGTGCTTCGGGATCCTCCAGGCGGTCCAGGGACTTGGAGCGGACCTTGACTTGCTTGGGAGGTTCGAGGGTGTTGCCGTCCTTCTTCTCTGTGCTTCGATGGGAGAAGATCCTGGCCACCGGCTTCCTGATCAGATCTCGAACTGAAGACTTGGACTCTTTGCCCTTCTTCTCGTCATCCTTCTCTCCATTTTCCAGCGCTTTCTCTGCGACGGCCTCGCCCTCGCTGCCTCCTTCCGCTCCCGCCGGCTCCTCTGCGGCTTTCTCGGCCCCTTCGGCGGCGGCGTCCTCCGGTCCGGCTCCTGCCGCGGCGCTgggttctttcttttttctccccGCCATCACCTTACCCAGGCCGCTCTTGTTCAGGAAGGAGTCCAGGAAGGAGGTCTTGTGCTCGTGGTTCTCCGAGCTCCGAGCGGGCGCCGCCTCGCCGCCGGCGGCTCCGGCCTCCTCATCGCCGCTCGCCGCCGCGTCGTTTTCGACAGTCTCTTTGGTCGGCGCGACCTCGCTGTTGCCCGTAGGGCCGTCTTTGTCCGTGACCTCGCTGTTGACGGTCTCTGAGTTCTGTGCGGGTTGTTCGGCCTCTGTCTGCTCGCTCTCCGGAGTCTTCCCGTCTTCCTGGACCGCGGGCGCCGCGCTGGCTTCCGTTGCCGCCATTTCCTAACGTGACGGCAAACTGCGACCACAGAGAGAGTGtgttccttctttccttccctgGCCTTGTTCCCTGCCCGCTTCCTCGCCCTCTCTAGTGATTTGTTCCTCCCGTTAGGCAGTGCCCTCAGCTCACGGCAAGCAGGGTTGAGATGGACGGCGTGGAGGGAAGGTACTCGGCATCCTACTAATCCTCCCGACTCCTGCGGAGAACAAGGTGGCAAAGAGTTAGCGTGGCGTCGATGAAAGGACTCGGGTGAGAAGTGAGAAGCACGTCTTTG encodes:
- the si:ch211-137a8.4 gene encoding high mobility group nucleosome-binding domain-containing protein 5 isoform X1; the protein is MAATEASAAPAVQEDGKTPESEQTEAEQPAQNSETVNSEVTDKDGPTGNSEVAPTKETVENDAAASGDEEAGAAGGEAAPARSSENHEHKTSFLDSFLNKSGLGKVMAGRKKKEPSAAAGAGPEDAAAEGAEKAAEEPAGAEGGSEGEAVAEKALENGEKDDEKKGKESKSSVRDLIRKPVARIFSHRSTEKKDGNTLEPPKQVKVRSKSLDRLEDPEALNATTDSAAEEVGGAEVGAEAETEQKASSSSSATTKHMKRWHSFKKLMAQKAHKRNSGAEDGGDGEGGGDSSTLDSKESGQKRWKLKRSWTFQGLKRDPSMAGISGKIKTADKDSADTPEEARDADEGAEEAEAEAEAEGGGEEDKADDGSEEKADGSEEEKAVGGATVTQHANEIWTSFKKRVIPKSKRANTECQPSGEDDAASAAPASGEDGAAEDGKDGKSAKVKRSHFGRAVSLKNFILRKGKSTSVDMSDAAKEEEEEVAAATAEGGEDGNGDAQVDAAAETDDESLRRQEAQPEAQKTPGHAPVTNGENGCENGTAEDDGHDRREDDEKKNNSPLKKAKELGGAKEETNAQVINTMAPPVNSADKKAGSA
- the si:ch211-137a8.4 gene encoding high mobility group nucleosome-binding domain-containing protein 5 isoform X2: MAATEASAAPAVQEDGKTPESEQTEAEQPAQNSETVNSEVTDKDGPTGNSEVAPTKETVENDAAASGDEEAGAAGGEAAPARSSENHEHKTSFLDSFLNKSGLGKVMAGRKKKEPSAAAGAGPEDAAAEGAEKAAEEPAGAEGGSEGEAVAEKALENGEKDDEKKGKESKSSVRDLIRKPVARIFSHRSTEKKDGNTLEPPKQVKVRSKSLDRLEDPEALNATTDSAAEEVGGAEVGAEAETEQKASSSSSATTKHMKRWHSFKKLMAQKAHKRNSGAEDGGDGEGGGDSSTLDSKESGQKRWKLKRSWTFQGLKRDPSMAGISGKIKTADKDSADTPEEARDADEGAEEAEAEAEAEGGGEEDKADDGSEEKADGSEEEKAVGGATVTQHANEIWTSFKKRVIPKSKRANTECQPSGEDDAASAAPASGEDGAAEDGKDGKSAKVKRSHFGRAVSLKNFILRKGKSTSVDMSDAAKEEEEEVAAATAEGGEDGNGDAQVDAAAETDDESLRRQEAQPEAQKTPGHAPVTNGENGCENGTAEDDGHDRREDDEKKNNSPLKKAKELGGAKEETNAQVINTMAPPVNSDKKAGSA